A stretch of the Poseidonibacter parvus genome encodes the following:
- a CDS encoding MBG domain-containing protein: protein MLKNKFNYKSQFRILKGGKISLVVSAILGSVVIASAAPSGGTVTSGTASISQNGTVTNINQDSSKASINWDDFSIKATETVNFNQPNSSSITLNRVIGNEKSVISGALNANGQVWILNSNGVLFNSSASINTAGILGTTAELSDSDFQAGNYDFKNTSDNSVINLGTINVSNGGSVVLASNEVKNSGTIKAVKGKVHLVGADSYSLNLNGNSLVNLTVNKGVLDSMVENSGSIIADGGEVYLTTNAVNELLKGVVNNTGIIEANSLDGLMGKVEVFAHGGEAKVDGTIEVKDGFVETSGKEVTINNTTKVQAENWLIDPTDISIDDSSAYETSLNAGTNVTIETQAAGSEDGDINVNDEIEWNTANTLTLKAHNNININKDITATNDNGKLALHYGQANVNAGNDSTYNVNAVVNLKAGDNFETKQGSDGVVTSWKVITELGSEGSTTGTDLQGINGNLDGSFVLGADIDATSTSTWNDGEGWDAIGEDSEGGGFNGNFNGLGHVIDNLFISRKEEDFQGLFSSINSSTIQNISLTNIDIEGGYLVGGLVGIMINSTITNSHAIGNVYGDEYAGGLVGYSEDSTITNSHAIGNVYGNYVVGGLVGGLVNSTITNSYATGSVDGDKYVGGLVGYSGDSTITNSHAIGNVTAKYTDGGGLIGYSEDSTITDSHATGSVDGDDYIGGLVGYSQNSTIMNSYATGSVDGDDNVGGLVGKNDNSNITSSYATGNVFGDDDIGGLVGDNETNYDAEIVMGTITDSYAEGNVIGSSDTGGLVGDLQSGTITNSYATGSVDGNYLVGGLVGHLESGTITNSYATGSVDGSDKYAGGLVGYSKDSTITNSYATGSVDGNYNVGGLIGDDDESDVSNSFYDKTINENMPDESSYGKTTKEMQTIDTFSNVSWDIEINEAQKKIYPYLTFDTNGGAIWKIGKYPTAINYILSTANTIYNGTSQSLDNFWTNSVFGEDGSSLVYGDDYKFIYDASIVNGLTNTGTYSDISIKLLNDDYEFDETGTNTLGSLTITPKAITVSADDLNKVYGSTDEALTYTASGLVGTDTLAGSLKREVGEDVADYAISQGTLTNSNYKVTFTDGKYTITPKAITVSADNLTKVYGQEDETLTYTATGLLGEDTLVGSLKRAAGENAGDYTISENTALTNSNYTVTFTDGKYTITPKAITVSADDLTKVYGQEDATLTYKATGLLGEDTLAGSLKREVGEDVADYAISQGTLANSNYTVTFTNGKYTITPKAITVSADNLSKVYGQEDAALTYTANGLETGDTLVGSLKRAEGEDAGEYTISQDTALTNSNYTVTFTDGKYTITPKAIEVRADDLTKVYGDEDEVLTYTANGLVGEDTLVGSLKRAAGENAGDYTISENVALTNSNYTVTFENGKYTITPKAITVSADDLTKVYGQEDAALTYTANGLETGDTLVGSLKRAEGEDAGEYTISQDTALTNSNYTVTFTDGKYTITPKAIEVRADDLTKVYGDEDEVLTYTANGLVGQDTLAGILQRVEGEDAGDYEISQGNLANSNYVISFENGIYTITPATNSNIDNIIATIIKTNVKVPTAPVKVVVNNNPNIVSQPEAEEVATQIVTLSEIKTNQENSQTNEGSQTQQDVRVPISKNSVIELVNGGVNLPEGVDQQFFVANTDSQEN from the coding sequence ATGTTGAAAAATAAGTTTAATTACAAGTCACAATTTAGAATTCTAAAAGGTGGAAAGATATCATTGGTAGTATCAGCAATTTTAGGATCAGTTGTAATTGCAAGTGCAGCACCAAGTGGTGGAACAGTAACAAGTGGAACTGCAAGTATTTCACAAAATGGGACTGTTACAAATATCAATCAAGATTCTTCCAAAGCTAGTATAAATTGGGATGACTTTTCTATTAAAGCAACTGAGACTGTAAACTTTAATCAACCTAATTCATCTTCTATTACTTTAAATAGAGTAATAGGAAATGAAAAATCTGTTATTAGTGGAGCACTTAATGCAAATGGTCAAGTTTGGATTCTAAACTCAAATGGAGTTTTATTTAATTCTAGCGCAAGTATTAATACAGCAGGTATTTTAGGAACTACTGCAGAATTATCTGATAGTGATTTTCAAGCTGGAAATTATGACTTCAAAAACACAAGTGACAACTCGGTAATAAACCTAGGAACAATAAATGTTTCAAATGGAGGTTCAGTAGTATTAGCTTCAAATGAAGTAAAAAATTCTGGAACTATAAAAGCTGTAAAAGGAAAAGTACACCTAGTAGGTGCAGATTCTTACTCTTTAAACCTAAATGGAAATTCTTTAGTAAACCTAACAGTAAATAAAGGTGTACTAGATTCTATGGTTGAAAACTCTGGAAGTATTATAGCTGATGGTGGAGAAGTTTACTTAACTACAAATGCAGTTAATGAACTTTTAAAAGGTGTAGTTAATAATACTGGTATTATTGAAGCTAACTCTTTAGATGGTTTAATGGGGAAGGTTGAAGTATTCGCTCATGGTGGCGAAGCTAAAGTTGATGGAACTATTGAAGTTAAAGATGGTTTTGTTGAGACTTCGGGGAAAGAAGTAACAATAAATAATACAACAAAAGTACAAGCTGAAAATTGGTTGATTGATCCTACTGATATTTCAATAGATGATTCAAGTGCTTATGAAACATCCTTAAATGCGGGAACAAATGTGACAATAGAAACACAAGCAGCTGGTAGCGAAGATGGAGATATCAATGTAAATGATGAAATTGAATGGAACACAGCTAATACACTTACTTTAAAAGCTCATAATAATATCAATATAAATAAAGATATCACAGCTACAAATGATAATGGAAAACTAGCACTACATTATGGTCAAGCAAATGTAAATGCAGGTAATGATTCAACATATAATGTAAATGCAGTAGTAAATCTGAAAGCTGGAGATAACTTCGAAACAAAACAAGGAAGTGATGGTGTAGTTACATCATGGAAAGTAATAACAGAACTAGGAAGTGAAGGCTCAACTACTGGAACTGATTTACAAGGTATAAATGGCAATCTAGATGGAAGTTTTGTGTTAGGAGCTGATATTGATGCAACTTCCACTTCTACTTGGAATGATGGAGAAGGTTGGGATGCAATAGGAGAAGATTCTGAAGGTGGAGGATTTAATGGGAATTTCAATGGTCTTGGTCATGTAATAGATAATCTTTTTATAAGTAGAAAAGAAGAAGATTTTCAAGGACTTTTTAGTTCAATAAATTCTTCAACTATTCAAAATATCAGTTTAACAAATATTGATATTGAAGGAGGATATCTTGTTGGTGGACTTGTTGGTATAATGATTAACAGTACAATAACGAACTCACATGCAATAGGAAATGTCTATGGTGATGAATATGCTGGTGGACTTGTTGGATATTCTGAAGATTCTACAATAACGAACTCACATGCGATAGGAAATGTCTATGGTAATTATGTTGTTGGTGGACTTGTTGGTGGACTTGTAAATTCTACTATTACAAACTCATATGCAACAGGAAGTGTCGATGGAGATAAATATGTTGGTGGACTTGTTGGATATTCTGGAGATTCTACAATAACGAACTCACATGCGATAGGAAATGTAACAGCAAAATATACTGATGGTGGGGGACTTATTGGCTATTCCGAAGATTCTACAATAACGGATTCACATGCAACAGGAAGTGTCGATGGCGATGATTATATTGGTGGACTTGTTGGCTATTCTCAAAATTCTACAATAATGAACTCATATGCAACAGGAAGTGTCGATGGCGATGATAATGTTGGTGGACTTGTTGGAAAAAATGATAATTCTAATATTACAAGTTCATATGCAACAGGAAACGTTTTTGGTGATGATGATATTGGTGGACTTGTTGGAGACAATGAAACTAATTATGATGCTGAAATTGTTATGGGTACGATCACTGACTCATATGCAGAAGGTAATGTAATAGGAAGTTCTGACACTGGTGGACTTGTTGGAGATTTACAATCTGGGACAATCACAAATTCATATGCAACAGGAAGTGTTGATGGCAATTATCTTGTTGGTGGACTTGTTGGACATTTAGAATCTGGGACAATCACAAATTCATATGCAACAGGAAGTGTCGATGGCAGTGATAAATATGCTGGTGGACTTGTTGGATATTCTAAAGATTCTACAATAACGAACTCATATGCAACAGGAAGTGTTGATGGCAATTATAATGTTGGTGGACTTATAGGGGATGATGATGAGAGTGATGTTTCTAATAGTTTCTACGATAAAACAATAAATGAAAATATGCCAGATGAATCATCATATGGAAAAACAACAAAAGAGATGCAGACAATAGATACCTTCAGTAATGTATCATGGGACATAGAAATAAATGAAGCACAAAAAAAAATCTATCCATATTTAACGTTTGATACTAATGGTGGTGCAATTTGGAAAATAGGAAAGTACCCAACTGCAATAAACTATATACTAAGTACTGCTAATACAATTTATAATGGAACTTCTCAATCCCTTGATAATTTTTGGACAAACTCTGTTTTTGGAGAAGATGGTAGTTCTTTAGTATATGGAGATGATTATAAATTTATTTATGATGCTTCTATTGTAAACGGTTTAACAAATACAGGTACATATAGTGATATTTCTATAAAGTTATTAAATGATGATTATGAATTTGATGAAACAGGAACAAATACTTTAGGAAGTTTAACAATTACTCCAAAAGCAATAACAGTAAGCGCGGATGATTTAAATAAAGTATATGGATCTACAGATGAAGCTTTAACATATACTGCAAGTGGATTAGTAGGAACTGATACATTAGCTGGAAGCTTAAAAAGAGAAGTAGGTGAAGATGTAGCAGATTATGCAATTTCACAAGGAACATTAACAAACTCAAACTATAAAGTTACATTCACAGATGGAAAATATACAATTACTCCAAAAGCAATAACAGTAAGTGCAGATAATTTAACAAAAGTATATGGACAAGAAGATGAAACTCTAACATATACAGCAACAGGATTATTAGGTGAAGATACATTAGTTGGAAGTTTAAAAAGAGCAGCTGGTGAAAATGCGGGGGATTATACAATCTCTGAAAATACAGCTTTAACAAACTCAAACTATACAGTTACATTCACAGATGGAAAATATACAATTACTCCAAAAGCAATAACAGTAAGCGCAGATGATTTAACAAAAGTATATGGTCAAGAAGATGCAACTTTAACATATAAAGCAACAGGATTATTAGGGGAAGATACTTTAGCTGGAAGCTTAAAAAGAGAAGTAGGTGAAGATGTAGCAGATTATGCAATTTCACAAGGAACATTAGCAAACTCAAACTATACAGTTACATTTACAAATGGAAAATATACAATTACTCCAAAAGCAATAACAGTAAGTGCAGATAATTTAAGTAAAGTATATGGACAAGAAGATGCAGCTTTAACTTACACAGCAAATGGATTAGAAACAGGTGATACATTAGTTGGAAGCTTAAAAAGAGCAGAAGGTGAAGATGCTGGTGAATATACAATTTCACAAGATACAGCTTTAACAAACTCAAACTATACAGTTACATTCACAGATGGGAAATATACAATTACTCCAAAAGCAATTGAAGTTCGTGCAGATGATTTAACAAAAGTATATGGAGATGAAGATGAAGTATTAACATATACTGCAAATGGATTAGTAGGTGAAGATACATTAGTTGGATCTTTAAAAAGAGCAGCTGGTGAAAATGCTGGTGATTATACAATCTCTGAAAATGTAGCTTTAACAAACTCAAACTATACAGTTACATTTGAAAATGGAAAATATACAATCACTCCAAAAGCAATAACAGTAAGTGCAGATGATTTAACAAAAGTGTATGGACAAGAAGATGCAGCTTTAACTTACACAGCAAATGGATTAGAAACAGGTGATACATTAGTTGGAAGCTTAAAAAGAGCAGAAGGTGAAGATGCTGGTGAATATACAATTTCACAAGATACAGCTTTAACAAACTCAAACTATACAGTTACATTCACAGATGGGAAATATACAATTACTCCAAAAGCAATTGAAGTTCGTGCAGATGATTTAACAAAAGTATATGGAGATGAAGATGAAGTATTAACATATACTGCAAATGGATTAGTTGGACAAGATACTTTAGCTGGAATTTTACAAAGAGTAGAAGGTGAAGATGCTGGTGATTATGAAATTTCACAAGGTAATTTGGCAAATTCAAACTATGTAATTTCATTTGAAAATGGAATATATACAATCACTCCTGCTACAAATAGTAATATAGATAATATTATAGCTACTATAATAAAAACAAATGTAAAAGTACCAACTGCACCAGTAAAAGTAGTTGTAAACAACAATCCAAATATTGTTTCACAACCAGAAGCAGAAGAAGTAGCTACACAAATAGTAACATTAAGTGAAATAAAAACAAATCAAGAGAATAGTCAAACAAATGAAGGTTCACAAACACAACAAGATGTAAGAGTTCCAATTTCAAAAAATTCTGTAATAGAATTAGTAAATGGTGGAGTTAACCTTCCAGAAGGTGTTGATCAACAATTTTTTGTAGCAAATACAGATAGTCAAGAAAACTAA